Genomic window (Zingiber officinale cultivar Zhangliang chromosome 2B, Zo_v1.1, whole genome shotgun sequence):
ATTTTCTTTCTATGTTTCCTGTTGTGCAGCTCTTTGTTTGAAGCATTGCTTCATTTCTGGTTGTAGACAGTCATCGCTCATGAGCAACTTTTGTTTCTCTTTTCGCAGAATGTTTTCAGGCTAGTGTATCAGTCAGAGGGATTGACTTCGAAGCTAGTGTCGTCGGCAACTTTAGGAGCACTCCTTGTGAAGCACGATTATCTGCAGCTACTAACATGATAAACAAACTTCATGCTATGTCAGATCAGCAAGCCCTGGCATGAATACAATAGTTTGGTTTGTTTTCCTCATCTCTTTCGGCAGACCGAAGACTGTTCCATTATACTTCCCCTATCTTGTTCTTAACATTGTTGCCCCTGAAGTACCACCTTGGATGCATCACTAACATTTCTTATCAGGTTTAGTAGAAGTGTGGGACTTTTTTTTTTGGAGTTCTGTGTGATAGCTGTTCCTCAGCATGTTCCTCACCTCGTCACATATTCCATTATCAAGTTCCGAGTATTTATAGcggttttaaaattttacaaggcatcatggaaaaaaaaaagaaatgaaatCTTCATTTCACATGATCAGTTAAGCACAGGAGATGAACAATATCTTGACTCAATGCACATGCTTTTTGTTCGATCGATAAAAGTATAGTTCAAACTAAGTTTTAATGCACATTTATATAGACAACTGACATCATTTGGGCTGCCATGTAATGTTATAAGTTGAGTTGATGCTGTGCCTAAGTTAATAGTCatgattcaaagaaaaaaaaacctgTATTAGTTAGTGGCTAGCTAAATCTATTACCATGTAAGCAGATAAAATTGTATGAAATCTAGCTCATGATATCCTATGATAAAATTGTGTCCCCCCATTATAAATCGTCAGAACAATCTTTCAATCACATGATGTTTGAAACATATAGCCACTGTTTCACTTGATAATAATGAAGTCAATAGCAATCAGGTGAAAAAGTTTAGCATAGCAAACACAATAATGAGAAACAACAAGGACAACGAATGCAGaatgtttcaaatttcaaattggtTGTATACCATAACACCATTTGCAAGGATCAGAGGCAATTATTCCAAAACCATGTCACTGATAGAAACACAAAGAAGAAAATTTTACAACTTTATAAGTCTCACAGTATGAAAGAAGCAGGGGGGCAAAGGTCCATCTGGATCCCTATTCAGCAAATTTATTCAGGCGATGGATTGTGCTTCTTGCAACCCTGTTACCAGGATCAATTTTCAGAACCATCCTCAAGTCCTCAGCACCAAGCTTGTATTTTTCCATGCTCTCGTATAAAAGTGCGCGTTGCACTAGCATTGAGATGTTTTCAGAATCTTTCTCCAAGACCTGAATGGGGAGGTAATATTTAGATATCTTAGCTATGAATGATAAAGATCTTTCAAAAAACAATATAGCATTAAGTAGACACCTTTGAGCAATCAGCCACCGCCTTCTTATACTCGCCGACTTCTTTGTAGCATGAAGCTCTGCAAGACAACACCTCCGCCATTGAATTGTTATCCCCAGACTTCTCCGAAAGCACGACGGCCCATGAAAGCCACTTAATCGCGTCGGCATACTGCCCCTGTTTGTAATTATCCTGTCCTTTGGACTTTGCAGCAGGAGCAGTGACACCTGAGGGTGGTGGTGGCAGCCCTTCAAGCTCTGTTGTCGGTCCACCATTGTCATGACCCCCGAATTCAGAACCCATGTCCCAATCAGTCATCTCGGAGAATTGCTGACTTACAGGTGCCTCAGAAGCTGGGGCACTTGCTGCAGATGAAGAAAAGAATGAATCCAATGGATCCATGCTATCCTTAGGGGGATTCAGTGGTGGTGGTTGCAGGGGAGATGAAAAACTACCACTGCTATTTCCACTGTTACCTATCTTTGTTGAATTGGCATTCTGAAATGCACCAAAAGAGAAGTCGCCGCTGTTCATACCGGAAGAGTTCACCGATTGGGCTGGTGATTTCACAAAGGAGTTTGATCCAAAGCCGCCCAATGAACCAAAAGGATCTGGTTTAGGCATTCCCCCCATTGATTTCATCGGCTGCCCACCAGTACTCATTGGAGCACCAATCTTTGGACCAGGCTGGCTAAAAGAGGAGAGATTTCCAACTTGATCGGCAGATCCCCAGCCGTTGGGCCTTATCGGGGCACTACTTGCCGCAGATGTGGCGTTAGCAGTCGG
Coding sequences:
- the LOC122046078 gene encoding flocculation protein FLO11-like translates to MNSSGSSSNRGARSSASGASFDSYQFDFGIAGSGRGSASRPLKDQKPTASYGAPSPAPAPSWSHQPSRPSWTPAAAPSATRSGNLNGPASMVGDIFGKSWGSTTPAAGIGIPKSDSNLFGDLVGSALGQGRGGSGNVPLKSAPPKNAFGMGNLSDSLPRPTANATSAASSAPIRPNGWGSADQVGNLSSFSQPGPKIGAPMSTGGQPMKSMGGMPKPDPFGSLGGFGSNSFVKSPAQSVNSSGMNSGDFSFGAFQNANSTKIGNSGNSSGSFSSPLQPPPLNPPKDSMDPLDSFFSSSAASAPASEAPVSQQFSEMTDWDMGSEFGGHDNGGPTTELEGLPPPPSGVTAPAAKSKGQDNYKQGQYADAIKWLSWAVVLSEKSGDNNSMAEVLSCRASCYKEVGEYKKAVADCSKVLEKDSENISMLVQRALLYESMEKYKLGAEDLRMVLKIDPGNRVARSTIHRLNKFAE